From a single Larimichthys crocea isolate SSNF chromosome XIII, L_crocea_2.0, whole genome shotgun sequence genomic region:
- the osgin2 gene encoding oxidative stress-induced growth inhibitor 2: MPLLEETTLPQEHPPTVPVVIIGNGPSGICLSYLLSGYKPYLDTATVHPNPILYRKLQETKHLPITEQDLEYLSEGLEGRSRNPVAVLFDTLLHPNADFGYEFPPVLQWRRDKQQHIPHLVLGRATPGGAWHAMEGSMLTISLGIWMELPGVNYRDLTNGKRRDVTSDRATPEEISSYYRNYVKLKGLKKNFVDNTYVTSVQKLCRGHEGEGLENGHTDQRDGGGGDDGNQGFEGNGVECLNNGGGGALWEVRGYQQVQNDAHVPFSLFTENVVLATGASDSPVRLNVEGEDLPFVFHSISDLGLALSRRKLDMNSDPVLIVGAGLSAADAVLCACNSNVRVLHVFRKNVDDQDLIFKQLPKTLYPEYHKVYNMMCSQTYTNVAPSSTSNRPQAVSIATSVCAKMCPKPQLAAGTMAGNASVNLFPDYTSFPEHCVVSFQSDKKCLLQGNNSLKAFKISMVLVLIGTNPNLFFLKGQGQYLGQDPTKPVSCKQNPIDIHPYTFECTKEPGLFAMGPLVGDNFVRFLKGGALGIASCLLKRLKKKGKLISNGGNNFI; this comes from the exons ATGCCACTTCTTGAAGAGACCACCCTGCCACAAGAGCACCCACCTACTGTCCCTGTGGTGATCATAG GTAACGGACCATCAGGTATTTGTCTGTCCTACCTGCTGAGTGGATACAAGCCCTACCTAGATACGGCAACTGTCCACCCGAACCCAATACTCTACAGGAAACTGCAGGAGACTAAGCACCTACCCATCACTGAACAA GATCTTGAATATTTGAGTGAAGGTCTTGAGGGGAGATCAAGGAACCCTGTGGCTGTGCTTTTTGACACCCTATTGCACCCCAATGCTGACTTTGGCTACGAGTTCCCCCCAGTCCTTCAGTGGAGGAGGGACAAGCAGCAACACATCCCACATCTGGTGTTGGGGAGGGCAACACCTGGAGGTGCTTGGCAT GCCATGGAAGGCTCCATGCTGACTATTAGTCTTGGCATCTGGATGGAGCTTCCTGGGGTTAACTACAGAGACTTGACCAATGGGAAACGCAG GGATGTAACCAGTGACAGAGCTACCCCTGAGGAGATCTCCTCCTATTACCGTAACTATGTGAAGCTAAAAGGCCTCAAAAAGAATTTTGTTGACAATACCTATGTTACCTCTGTCCAGAAACTCTGCCGGGGGCATGAGGGGGAAGGTTTGGAAAATGGGCACACCGATCAAAGAGACGGAGGGGGGGGAGATGATGGGAATCAAGGCTTTGAGGGAAATGGAGTTGAGTGTCTAAAcaatggaggagggggggctcTTTGGGAAGTAAGAGGATACCAGCAGGTGCAGAACGACGCTCACgtccctttctctctgtttactgAGAATGTTGTCCTGGCCACTGGTGCGTCAGATTCACCAGTTCGATTAAATGTAGAGGGGGAGGATTTACCATTTGTATTCCACAGCATCTCAGACCTGGGTTTGGCTCTAAGCCGGAGGAAACTGGATATGAACTCTGATCCAGTTTTAATCGTAGGTGCCGGTTTAAGTGCTGCAGATGCTGTTCTGTGCGCTTGTAACAGCAACGTTAGAGTGCTGCATGTCTTTCGTAAGAACGTAGACGACCAAGACCTCATCTTCAAAcagctgcccaagaccctgtACCCAGAGTACCACAAAGTCTATAATATGATGTGCTCTCAGACCTACACAAATGTGGCTCCATCCTCTACTTCAAACAGACCCCAGGCAGTTAGTATTGCCACTTCAGTATGTGCCAAGATGTGCCCAAAACCCCAACTTGCTGCAGGTACCATGGCTGGTAATGCCAGTGTCAACCTGTTTCCTGACTACACCAGTTTCCCTGAACACTGTGTGGTGTCCTTCCAGTCTGATAAGAAGTGTCTGCTGCAGGGGAACAACTCCCTCAAGGCATTCAAGATCTCCATGGTCCTCGTCCTGATTGGGACCAACCCAAATTTGTTCTTCTTGAAGGGACAGGGCCAGTATCTGGGTCAGGATCCAACAAAACCTGTCTCCTGCAAGCAGAACCCCATTGACATCCACCCCTACACTTTTGAGTGTACCAAGGAGCCAGGTCTGTTTGCCATGGGCCCGCTGGTGGGAGACAACTTTGTACGCTTTTTGAAGGGTGGCGCTTTAGGCATCGCCTCCTGCCTGCTGAAGAGACTCAAGAAGAAAGGGAAGCTCATCAGCAATGGAGGGAATAACttcatttga
- the nbn gene encoding nibrin — protein sequence MWILTPLQPGGETHYLLSSKDYVAGRKNCDILLPSDQSISRAHAHLTATDQTLTLKDTSKYGTFVNGQQLTANTPVNLKSGDNVTFGVFESKFSVEHQKPVVCSSCLDNDGKTSLTQALLAVGGKLVNTWTQDCTHLVMPTAKVTIKTICALLCCRPIVKPEFFSELGKAAQQKLPPPKAESFIPEIDEPSLSKEDVNLGAIPVRKQLFAGKTFIFLSAKQLKRLSAAVGFGGGRSQLLEEGSLPRDVLESPQSCVIDATTGSSQPLLSSSTTEWANTVKNIVQRKGLRVIAESEIGLAAIYASCDQYCNPSRLITDSESVPKVNPRIPSASMSQSVAVDETVLPAASQNITAYVANTEQSQGYHQAFTDTRPLTELSRVTGVTSVGETPEKKQNQNTSQLHGSKPVAPKTASQCIVADTMSVSFNTVEDTYSQRKKPESKPTGAGSSGVRSQQSFPRTNGGPKTLLQRQSPQKPKNSAEASPQKQSTLTSFFQPVNKKRPLEDEFFFSDMSEPKRPALESSVSTRAPNTSVMSKETPSRSGRVSAAASASDLFGGQSEVRAVAVKEEPRSRKRKEMEEEIQMDELESIMSEDMDCFDEQPSINEGKQAQPILFSSTGKKEGLDTVEASSSSKRPRVHLEENGTNKRPQLGLETESGSSTKKNSQKSEQRIVSIKTEPVDPLECRTTFNESSKRREVPSASTSTNIEPFEDDASFIEDLELLAVDICQPKEETKTVEIKQEVQESKIDEDENLPKKLVLVEFRSLTVGAPPKTKPQQPQNNGYAKNFKCFRKNNVPGRERSSHIIGGSDLLVHNRGKNTDLDEWLKDAAEEERRSKRDETIGDDLFRYNPTKLSKRR from the exons ACGCTGACTCTGAAAGACACCTCCAAGTATGGTACATTTGTCAACGGCCAACAGTTGACAGCGAACACACCAGTGAACCTGAAGTCCGGGGACAATGttacatttggtgtttttgaaaGCAAATTCAG TGTGGAGCATCAGAAGCCAGTGGTGTGTTCGTCATGTTTGGACAACGATGGCAAGACATCGCTCACTCAGGCTTTGCTGGCCGTGGGTGGAAAGCTGGTCAACACCTGGACTCAGGACTGCACCCATCTGGTCATGCCCACTGCTAAAGTCACCATCAAG ACTATTTGTGCTCTGCTGTGCTGTCGTCCCATCGTGAAGCCTGAGTTCTTCTCAGAGCTCGGCAAAGCCGCTCAGCAAAAGTTACCCCCTCCTAAAGCTGAGAG TTTCATCCCTGAGATCGATGAGCCCAGCTTGAGCAAAGAGGATGTTAACCTTGGAGCGATTCCAGTTCGCAAACAGCTTTTCGCTGGAAAGACTTTCATATTCCTCAGTGCCAAACAG CTAAAGCGTCTGAGTGCAGCAGTGGGTTTCGGAGGTGGCAGGAgtcagctgctggaggagggcTCTCTGCCCCGGGATGTGCTGGAGTCTCCACAGAGCTGTGTGATCGATGCTACAACAGGCAGCTCCCAACCTCTGCTTTCTTCCTCCACCACAGAGTGGGCAAACACTGTGAAGAACATTGTTCAAAG AAAAGGCCTTCGTGTCATCGCGGAGTCTGAAATTGGTTTGGCTGCTATCTATGCTTCTTGTGACCAGTACTGCAATCCATCCCGTCTAATAACAGACTCGG AGTCAGTACCAAAAGTGAATCCCAGAATTCCAAGTGCTTCCATGTCACAGAGCGTGGCGGTGGATGAGACCGTGTTACCTGCTGCATCTCAGAACATCACAGCTTATGTAGCCAACACAGAGCAGTCACAGGGATACCACCAAGCATTCACAGACACGCGACCTTT GACAGAGCTAAGCAGAGTTACAGGGGTGACGTCGGTTGGAGAGACTCCTGAAAAGAAGCAGAACCAGAACACAAGCCAGCTCCATGGATCTAAACCTGTTGCTCCAAAGACAGCCAGTCAGTGCATTGTGGCTGATACGATGAGCGTGTCGTTCAACACTGTAGAGGACACATACTCCCAGAGGAAGAAGCCAGAGTCCAAACCAACAG GTGCAGGCAGTAGTGGCGTTAGGTCCCAGCAATCCTTCCCCAGGACCAATGGTGGCCCGAAGACACTCCTACAAAGGCAATCTCCTCAGAAACCAAAAAACTCTGCAGAAGCTTCGCCACAGAAACAATCAACTCTGACCAGTTTCTTTCAACCAGTCAACAAGAAACG GCCTTTGGAAGACGAGTTCTTCTTCTCTGATATGTCAGAGCCAAAACGGCCTGCACTGGAATCATCCGTCAGCACACGGGCACCAAACACCTCAGTCATGTCTAAAGAAACACCCTCACGATCAGGCAGagtctctgcagcagcatcagcatctgATCTTTTTGGAGGACAGTCAGAAGTTCGGGCAGTCGCTGTTAAGGAGGAGCCACggagcagaaagaggaaggagatggAAGAAGAGATACAGATGGATGAACTGGAGTCTATCATGTCTGAGGACATGGACTGCTTCGATGAGCAGCCTTCAATTAATGAAGGCAAGCAAGCACAGCCAATATTGTTTAGTTCAactggaaagaaagaaggttTAGATACTGTGGAGGCTTCATCTTCAAGCAAGAGACCAAGGGTCCACCTCGAAGAAAATGGAACCAACAAAAGGCCACAGCTGGGCCTCGAAACAGAGTCGGGTTCCTCTACtaagaaaaacagccaaaaatcTGAACAGCGTATTGTCTCCATCAAGACAGAGCCAGTCGATCCTCTAGAATGCAGGACAACTTTTAATGAATCCAGCAAACGTCGAGAAGTGCCATCTGCCAGCACGAGTACAAACATCGAACCATTTGAAGATGATGCGTCTTTCATTGAG GATCTAGAACTACTTGCAGTAGATATTTGCCAGCCTAAagaagagaccaaaactgttgaaATTAAGCAGGAGGTCCAA gagtcaaagattGACGAGGACGAAAACCTTCCTAAAAAGCTGGTGTTAGTGGAGTTTCGATCTCTCACCGTGGGCGCGCCTCCCAAAACCAAACCACAGCAGCCGCAGAACAACGGCTACGCAAAGAACTTCAAATGTTTCCGCAAG AATAACGTTCCAGGCCGAGAGAGGTCATCCCACATTATTGGAGGGTCTGATCTGCTGGTTCACAACAGGGGCAAGAACACTGATCTGGATGAATGGCTGAAAGATGCAGCTGAG gAGGAGCGTCGAAGCAAACGGGATGAGACTATAGGAGATGACCTCTTTAG gtaTAACCCCACCAAACTGAGCAAGAGAAGATGA